From the genome of Papaver somniferum cultivar HN1 chromosome 2, ASM357369v1, whole genome shotgun sequence, one region includes:
- the LOC113350712 gene encoding nucleolar protein 10-like, whose protein sequence is MGMNVKVGNYGFGEEGTWRDRDEAKEWVISKAKEKMCVIVQIKHVDFKRMEMVCERAGKKGESHKGHESTTDYLEWYERFSHPRVIWIDPPGTRRSNKASSSASTSDTRDDSTILNLVRERMKILIKEFCCTSDKGEVVEPERHRKYAEYCSHIENPQVKKMFANLAKQIKRPRKTREQLRQERAQHAEASQGGGSQGKEIPEETEDVDSQIASQGRRKRSRTSAGEGSQGGRDGGGGRGGGGGRRRGGGRGRGGGRTVE, encoded by the exons ATGGGAATGAATGTGAAAGTTGGGAATTATGGTTTTGGTGAAGAAGGG ACATGGAGAGACAGGGATGAGGCCAAGGAATGGGTTATCTCcaaggcaaaagagaagatgtgtgtgATTGTTCAAATCAAACACGTCGATTTTAAGAGGATGGAGATGGTATGTGAGAGAGCTGGGAAAAAGGGAGAAAGTCACAAAG GTCATGAGTCCACAACAGATTACTTGGAATGGTATGAACGCTTCTCTCACCCTCGGGTTATATGGATAGATCCTCCTGGCACTCGAAGGAGCAACAAGGCATCTTCATCGGCTTCTACATCTGACACCAGAGATGATTCCACCATTCTTAATCTTGTG AGGGAACGAATGAAGATTCttatcaaggaattttgttgcacGTCCGACAAAGGAGAAGTGGTGGAACCCGAGCGACATCGTAAGTACGCTGAATATTGTAGCCACATTGAAAATCCACAAGTGAAGAAGATGTTTGCTAATTTGGCTAAGCAAATTAAGAGGCCCAGGAAAACTCGAGAACAATTGAGACAAGAACGTGCTCAACATGCTGAAGCAAGTCAAGGTGGAGGAAGCCAAGGTAAGGAAATCCCGGAGGAAACAGAAGATGTTGATTCCCAAATTGCTAGTCAAGGTCGTCGTAAGAGAAGTCGTACATCAGCTGGTGAAGGAAGTCAGGGAGGGAGAGATGGAGGTGGAGGccgaggtggaggtggaggtcgTAGAAGGGGTGGAGGTCGAGGCCGAGGTGGAGGTCGTACTGTTGAGTGA